A single window of Coleofasciculus sp. FACHB-1120 DNA harbors:
- a CDS encoding DUF2267 domain-containing protein: MTIPLREDVAYILLKKIHEGDNQPGKHEVAFTAADFAGRQVTETDLMGHLDYLNQKQYIDAEFTGNAYANQEDTTNLVNPKEFDFRIANSYDPSDGLAPHLIKFKSARLTEKGQRLLEKMEENPPAALKEGPVVPIATKDMPFLEKVMFRGELEDIFDARDISEVVFRTMRDMMTNEAADRVTSELHEPVEPTEDKALQNEIADLWQDTNPIVHFLSRIRPPLIIKADTFLFRIRQEAGLPQGVEPEMAIKAVFSATKDELSEERVQEIAGFLPDKIRELWEQA; the protein is encoded by the coding sequence ATGACAATACCCTTAAGAGAAGATGTTGCCTACATTTTACTCAAAAAAATCCACGAAGGTGACAACCAGCCGGGTAAGCATGAAGTAGCCTTCACGGCAGCAGACTTCGCTGGTAGACAAGTCACAGAAACCGACCTGATGGGGCATCTAGATTATTTAAATCAAAAGCAGTATATCGATGCTGAATTTACTGGCAATGCCTACGCCAATCAGGAAGATACCACGAATCTCGTTAATCCAAAAGAGTTCGACTTCCGCATTGCCAATTCCTACGATCCCTCTGATGGTTTAGCACCTCATCTAATTAAATTTAAAAGTGCCAGACTGACGGAAAAAGGGCAACGCCTGTTGGAAAAAATGGAGGAAAACCCGCCAGCAGCCCTTAAGGAAGGTCCTGTGGTTCCCATTGCCACAAAAGATATGCCCTTCCTAGAGAAAGTGATGTTCAGGGGCGAACTGGAAGATATCTTTGATGCTAGAGATATCAGTGAGGTTGTGTTCCGTACCATGCGGGATATGATGACGAATGAAGCCGCCGATCGGGTGACTTCTGAACTGCATGAACCAGTAGAACCGACAGAAGATAAGGCGCTGCAAAACGAAATTGCTGACTTGTGGCAGGATACCAATCCAATTGTCCATTTCCTTAGCCGGATTCGTCCTCCCCTGATCATTAAGGCTGATACTTTTCTATTCCGGATTCGCCAAGAAGCAGGTTTGCCGCAAGGGGTAGAACCAGAAATGGCAATCAAGGCTGTGTTCTCAGCGACAAAAGATGAATTGTCCGAAGAACGGGTTCAGGAAATTGCTGGCTTCTTACCCGACAAAATTAGAGAACTCTGGGAGCAAGCCTAA
- a CDS encoding chlorophyll a/b-binding protein, with amino-acid sequence MQNQDRNDATKIGFTPQAENWNGRFAMIGFLAAMMIELTTGQGVLHFWGLM; translated from the coding sequence ATGCAAAATCAAGACCGCAACGATGCAACCAAGATTGGCTTTACGCCGCAAGCTGAAAATTGGAATGGGCGTTTCGCCATGATCGGCTTCCTCGCTGCCATGATGATTGAACTCACCACGGGTCAAGGCGTGCTTCATTTTTGGGGTCTCATGTAA
- a CDS encoding glycoside hydrolase family 15 protein: MLLNASQPLSDRLDNYYHQIKAVILNRQNPITGLLPASTAINAHGDYTDAWVRDNVYSILAVWGLALAYRKVDEDKGRTYELEQSVVKLMRGLLFCMMRQSHKVEQFKQSQSLLDCLHAKYNTSSGDVVVGDDAWGHLQLDATSLFLLMLAQMTASGLHIIYAIDEVNFVQNLVYYIGRTYRTPDYGIWERGNKINRGNPELNASSVGMAKAALEAISGLDLFGVRGSQASVIHVLPDEIARARMTLKSLLPRESSSKEVDAASLSVISFPAFAVENMELMERTRQKIIDKLEGRYGCKRFLRDGHQTVLEDTSRLHYEPWELQQFEHIECEWPLFFTYLVLDGLFRGDMEQVKDYQECLEFLLIEQDGLRLLPELYYVPAEKIEAERQNPHTQPRLPNENIPLVWAQSLYLLGEMLSEKLIAVGDIDPLGRHLSVGREGNPMVQIALLAEDEKLQAELAVHGIATQTPQQLEPIQVRQATELSAVYTQIGRNDKLGLTGRPVRRLRTLTTSRIFRIRSETIVFLPSFLDQQQFYLTLDYHFLVAEIQSELAYIQRNWFELGRPTMTLLLTHAMLETGSEALLELMQELKDGLCNGVRVKLGRLNQLMLTSGTQRIDFLHDFEFTQSPVQDAATRRYYLTSHPDKNGPLGNTQEFMLECETNLGLLLSSLRESENIYEQIELLHTLVRLQGLDFDTGFGGPGQRVTVADLLDEVYTKAGTSGASPYWTVVRHAAGLLNKVDIGLSDAVTDILVRGKQITVGKAYTEASLIARPMSYTEIMDKIREFCGEDIRDRVFTQEILIYLGLLIKGEPQLFDGLLTLRVGYLILLLTSELAHELRLTQDEAYEHLMQLSPFEVRMRLRQVLAGYEGMNQVLRQQESLHVKQQEQEIEWVVPVEPDEAEAPTAGGWLRQRQLDGALNRVPKDFYPSVWRLLKHCKGLVIGDKLERRNRLDSHLILSEMTPGEKNFALRIEHLLNKIQAPEYRKVNIEALMELAAIAQANPELQVEEYIVLDVLIGHAVRLAWLDKFPERVDRYDEYKAAAWRAFYGTSPRDCASSIVKAFRFLTQFGQRSAA; this comes from the coding sequence ATGTTGCTAAACGCCTCACAACCGCTAAGCGATCGCCTCGATAATTACTACCACCAGATCAAGGCTGTCATTCTCAATCGTCAAAATCCGATTACGGGTCTGTTGCCCGCTAGTACTGCAATTAACGCCCACGGCGACTACACCGATGCCTGGGTACGCGACAACGTTTACAGCATTCTCGCCGTTTGGGGATTGGCGCTGGCTTACCGCAAAGTCGATGAAGATAAGGGGCGCACCTACGAGCTAGAACAAAGCGTCGTCAAGCTGATGCGGGGGCTGTTGTTCTGTATGATGCGACAGAGCCACAAAGTCGAGCAATTCAAACAAAGCCAATCCCTCCTAGACTGTCTGCATGCCAAATACAACACCAGCAGCGGTGATGTCGTAGTTGGCGATGACGCTTGGGGACACTTGCAGTTAGATGCCACCTCGCTATTTCTGCTGATGCTGGCTCAGATGACGGCATCGGGGTTACATATCATCTACGCCATTGACGAAGTAAACTTTGTCCAAAATCTGGTCTATTACATTGGCAGAACTTACCGAACCCCCGATTATGGGATTTGGGAGCGGGGAAATAAGATAAACCGGGGGAATCCAGAGCTAAATGCCAGTTCGGTCGGGATGGCAAAAGCCGCCTTAGAAGCAATTAGCGGACTGGATTTATTCGGAGTGCGTGGTTCTCAGGCTTCTGTAATTCATGTGCTGCCGGATGAAATTGCCCGCGCCCGCATGACCCTGAAATCACTGCTGCCAAGGGAATCAAGCTCCAAAGAAGTAGATGCGGCTAGCTTGAGCGTCATTAGTTTCCCAGCCTTTGCGGTGGAAAATATGGAGCTGATGGAACGTACCCGACAGAAAATCATCGACAAACTGGAGGGACGCTACGGCTGCAAACGCTTTTTGCGAGATGGACACCAAACTGTTTTGGAAGATACTAGCCGCTTGCACTACGAACCTTGGGAATTGCAACAATTTGAGCATATTGAGTGCGAATGGCCTTTATTTTTCACCTACCTGGTGCTGGATGGCTTGTTTCGAGGAGATATGGAACAGGTTAAGGATTACCAAGAGTGTCTGGAGTTTCTGCTGATTGAGCAGGACGGTTTGCGGCTGCTACCGGAGCTTTATTATGTCCCGGCGGAAAAGATTGAGGCGGAGAGACAGAACCCCCACACCCAACCGCGCCTGCCGAATGAAAATATCCCCTTGGTGTGGGCGCAAAGCTTGTACCTGCTAGGAGAAATGCTGAGTGAAAAGTTAATCGCGGTGGGAGATATTGACCCGCTGGGACGGCACCTGAGTGTGGGTCGGGAAGGAAACCCGATGGTACAAATTGCGCTGCTGGCAGAAGATGAAAAGTTGCAGGCTGAATTAGCAGTCCACGGCATTGCAACCCAGACGCCGCAACAACTAGAGCCGATTCAGGTGCGTCAAGCAACAGAACTCTCAGCGGTTTATACCCAAATTGGGCGGAACGACAAGCTGGGACTCACGGGTAGACCCGTGCGTCGGTTGCGGACTTTAACGACATCAAGGATTTTTCGCATCCGCAGCGAGACGATTGTTTTCTTACCGTCATTTTTGGATCAACAGCAGTTTTACCTGACCCTTGACTACCATTTCTTAGTTGCTGAAATTCAGAGCGAACTGGCTTATATTCAGCGCAATTGGTTTGAGCTAGGGCGTCCTACCATGACGTTGTTGCTGACCCACGCGATGTTGGAAACCGGCTCAGAGGCGCTTCTGGAACTGATGCAGGAGCTAAAAGATGGTTTATGTAATGGGGTTCGGGTGAAATTGGGGCGGCTCAATCAGCTGATGCTGACATCTGGGACACAACGAATTGATTTTCTACACGACTTTGAGTTTACCCAGTCGCCAGTTCAAGATGCGGCGACGCGGCGGTACTACCTGACTAGCCATCCCGATAAGAATGGGCCGTTGGGTAATACTCAAGAATTTATGCTGGAGTGCGAAACCAACTTGGGGTTATTGCTCTCTAGCCTTCGGGAGTCGGAAAACATCTATGAACAAATCGAGTTGTTGCATACCTTGGTGCGGTTGCAGGGATTGGATTTTGATACCGGCTTTGGGGGACCCGGACAGCGAGTGACGGTGGCGGATTTGCTGGATGAAGTTTACACCAAGGCAGGCACCAGCGGAGCGTCCCCCTATTGGACGGTGGTGCGTCATGCTGCTGGGTTACTGAATAAGGTTGATATTGGCTTGTCGGATGCGGTAACGGATATCCTGGTGCGGGGCAAGCAGATTACGGTGGGCAAGGCGTATACTGAGGCGTCGCTGATAGCACGCCCGATGTCTTATACAGAAATTATGGACAAGATCCGCGAGTTCTGTGGGGAGGATATTCGCGATCGCGTCTTCACTCAAGAAATCCTCATTTATCTCGGACTGCTGATCAAGGGGGAACCTCAGCTATTTGACGGTTTGCTGACGCTGCGGGTAGGATATTTGATTCTGCTGTTGACTAGCGAATTGGCGCACGAGTTACGCCTGACTCAGGATGAAGCTTACGAACACTTGATGCAGTTAAGTCCGTTTGAAGTGAGAATGCGGCTGCGCCAAGTATTAGCTGGGTATGAGGGGATGAACCAAGTGCTGCGTCAGCAAGAATCCTTACACGTCAAACAGCAGGAACAGGAGATTGAGTGGGTGGTGCCGGTGGAACCCGATGAGGCAGAGGCACCCACTGCTGGGGGTTGGTTGCGACAGCGACAACTGGACGGGGCGCTCAATCGAGTCCCGAAAGACTTTTATCCCAGCGTCTGGAGACTGCTGAAACACTGCAAAGGTTTGGTAATTGGGGATAAGCTAGAGCGGCGCAATCGTTTGGATAGCCATTTGATTTTGTCGGAAATGACGCCAGGGGAAAAGAATTTTGCCCTGCGGATCGAGCATTTGCTCAATAAGATACAGGCACCGGAATACCGGAAGGTGAATATTGAGGCGTTGATGGAATTGGCAGCGATCGCTCAAGCAAATCCAGAGTTACAAGTAGAAGAATATATTGTGCTAGATGTGCTAATTGGTCATGCCGTGCGCTTGGCTTGGTTGGATAAATTTCCAGAACGAGTAGATCGTTATGACGAGTATAAAGCTGCCGCGTGGCGTGCTTTTTACGGCACTTCCCCTAGAGATTGTGCAAGTTCCATTGTCAAGGCGTTCCGCTTCTTGACCCAATTTGGGCAACGCAGTGCTGCTTAA
- the rpoD gene encoding RNA polymerase sigma factor RpoD, whose amino-acid sequence MTQANDVLEIITPPESELDLLIDEDADQDDFVDVTPDEDEGKPGKVSRSRRRVQTKKKHYTEDSIRLYLQEIGRIRLLRADEEIELARKIADLLELERLREQLIENLEREPQDIEWAEGVLKSERVWEQLATQLGREPQQEEWSKEVKKRLPAFRHRLYVGRRAKDKMVQSNLRLVVSIAKKYMNRGLSFQDLIQEGSLGLIRAAEKFDHEKGYKFSTYATWWIRQAITRAIADQSRTIRLPVHLYETISRIKKTTKLLSQEMGRKPTEEEIATRMEMTIEKLRFIAKSAQLPISLETPIGKEEDSRLGDFIEADGETPEDQVSKNLLREDLESVLDTLSPRERDVLRLRYGLDDGRMKTLEEIGQIFNVTRERIRQIEAKALRKLRHPNRNSILKEYIR is encoded by the coding sequence ATGACCCAGGCCAACGACGTACTCGAAATCATCACTCCGCCTGAGAGCGAGTTGGATCTCTTAATTGATGAAGACGCGGATCAAGACGACTTTGTAGACGTAACGCCCGATGAAGACGAAGGTAAGCCTGGTAAGGTCAGTAGATCCCGTCGTCGGGTGCAAACCAAAAAGAAACACTACACTGAGGATTCGATTCGTCTCTATTTACAAGAAATTGGTCGGATTCGTCTCTTACGAGCCGATGAAGAAATTGAACTTGCACGCAAAATAGCCGACTTACTAGAATTAGAGCGTTTGCGCGAGCAACTGATCGAAAATCTGGAGCGGGAACCGCAGGATATAGAGTGGGCTGAAGGAGTCCTGAAATCTGAACGGGTTTGGGAACAACTCGCTACTCAGCTAGGGCGCGAACCGCAACAAGAAGAGTGGTCTAAAGAGGTGAAGAAGCGCCTACCAGCGTTCCGACATCGCCTTTATGTAGGTCGCCGCGCTAAGGACAAAATGGTGCAGTCAAACCTGCGTTTGGTGGTTTCGATTGCCAAAAAATATATGAATCGCGGCTTATCTTTCCAAGACTTGATTCAGGAAGGCAGTCTAGGCTTGATTCGAGCCGCTGAAAAATTTGACCACGAAAAAGGTTACAAGTTCTCCACCTATGCGACGTGGTGGATTCGGCAGGCAATCACGAGAGCGATCGCGGATCAATCTCGCACCATTCGACTACCCGTCCACCTGTACGAAACTATCTCCCGCATTAAGAAAACCACCAAGCTTCTATCCCAAGAAATGGGTCGCAAACCCACTGAAGAAGAAATCGCAACTCGCATGGAAATGACCATCGAGAAATTGCGATTCATCGCCAAATCAGCTCAGTTACCCATTTCTCTAGAAACTCCCATCGGTAAAGAAGAAGACTCTCGCCTAGGAGACTTCATCGAAGCAGATGGTGAAACCCCCGAAGATCAAGTTTCTAAAAATCTCCTCCGGGAAGACCTAGAAAGCGTCCTCGACACCCTCAGCCCCCGCGAACGGGATGTGCTGCGTCTGCGCTACGGTTTGGATGATGGACGCATGAAAACTCTTGAAGAAATCGGTCAAATCTTCAACGTTACCCGCGAACGGATTCGTCAAATTGAAGCGAAAGCTCTCCGCAAGTTGCGCCATCCTAATCGCAACAGTATTCTCAAAGAATACATTCGCTAA
- a CDS encoding HAMP domain-containing sensor histidine kinase: MFQATRRRLAIWYTAVTAVLLLLFATGVYLYVRNTLIERVDDTLNHVVEVVQRSLVIETAPNGNSSVNVEASFRNNAEAAEDDHIDLEWFSPTGELLWSTLSEPLDIPIHLNRTGETVPVVRASWQGILDSEFWSPTREATKDSKLLLRQVTQRVQMGRQVLGYLRVSHPWFEVAKPTRLLMVDLIFGTGFMLISVATSGWWLSGLAMEPVRESYQRLKQFTADASHELRNPIAMIQTNVQVALDDPDLLEASGAAPIHYRQQMKVVERLTRRLGRLVDDLLFLARQDSGMKQRTWVQVHLDALLMEVIEEQQLVASEKGIKLSLDFGLPILNMGMIEEEYLPSQIQNPKFEEDVFAIEGDWDQLARLFTNLVSNALQYTPAGGKVDVKLQWVDAMNRLPTKRHGMPHLQVRVSDTGIGIPESALPHIFDRFYRVDPARTHIAGNTTVTGSGLGLAIAQAIIETHQGHIQIESILHQGTTVTVTLPADTEEY, translated from the coding sequence ATGTTTCAAGCCACTCGTCGGCGTCTGGCTATTTGGTATACGGCTGTCACAGCGGTACTGTTACTGCTATTTGCCACTGGGGTCTATTTGTATGTCCGCAACACGCTGATTGAGCGCGTGGATGACACCCTCAATCATGTAGTGGAAGTGGTGCAGCGATCGCTCGTGATTGAAACCGCCCCGAATGGCAATTCCTCCGTCAACGTTGAAGCAAGTTTTCGCAACAATGCAGAAGCCGCTGAAGACGACCACATCGACCTAGAGTGGTTTAGCCCTACAGGAGAATTACTCTGGTCAACTCTCTCGGAACCTTTAGATATTCCCATTCATCTCAACCGCACTGGTGAAACCGTGCCGGTCGTTCGGGCTTCCTGGCAAGGGATTTTAGACTCGGAATTTTGGTCTCCGACCAGGGAAGCAACGAAGGACTCCAAGCTGCTTTTGCGACAGGTGACACAACGAGTGCAAATGGGGCGTCAGGTGCTGGGATATCTGCGCGTGAGCCATCCCTGGTTTGAGGTTGCCAAACCGACTCGCTTGTTGATGGTCGATTTGATTTTTGGCACCGGATTTATGTTGATTTCTGTGGCGACTAGCGGCTGGTGGCTTTCTGGGTTGGCAATGGAACCCGTGAGAGAGTCTTACCAACGGCTTAAACAATTCACCGCTGACGCCTCCCACGAACTGCGGAACCCGATTGCGATGATTCAAACGAATGTGCAGGTGGCGCTGGACGATCCCGACCTACTAGAGGCATCTGGAGCGGCACCTATCCATTACCGACAACAGATGAAGGTTGTAGAACGGCTCACCAGACGTTTAGGGCGTTTAGTGGACGATCTGCTATTTCTGGCGCGGCAGGATAGTGGCATGAAACAACGCACTTGGGTTCAAGTTCACCTTGATGCCTTGTTGATGGAAGTGATTGAAGAACAACAGCTAGTCGCTTCTGAGAAAGGCATCAAGCTATCTCTCGATTTTGGATTGCCGATTTTAAATATGGGCATGATTGAGGAAGAATATCTCCCTTCCCAAATTCAAAATCCCAAATTTGAAGAGGATGTCTTTGCTATTGAAGGTGACTGGGATCAGCTAGCGCGTCTATTCACCAATTTGGTCAGTAACGCCCTGCAATACACCCCAGCGGGGGGTAAAGTTGATGTGAAATTGCAATGGGTCGATGCCATGAATCGTCTCCCGACGAAACGCCACGGGATGCCCCATCTGCAAGTCAGAGTCAGCGATACTGGCATCGGCATTCCAGAGTCGGCACTGCCCCACATTTTCGACCGATTCTATCGAGTCGATCCAGCCAGAACTCATATCGCGGGAAATACAACGGTAACGGGATCTGGATTAGGGTTAGCGATCGCGCAGGCAATTATTGAAACTCACCAAGGTCATATCCAGATTGAAAGCATTCTCCATCAAGGTACAACCGTTACCGTCACTTTACCGGCAGACACAGAAGAATATTAG
- a CDS encoding Uma2 family endonuclease, with the protein MVKFDPQLRLPTSDELPESDGLPVDNELHNLVPNLLKSILGFIWANRYDWFFGVNMGIYHTTGLNPRVPIVPDAFLSLGVERVKGNQLRKSYVVWEENQIVPIFVLEIVSQTPGEEYDDKMAIYAGLGVLYYVIYNPNHWRRDQQEPFEVYRLIDGTYQQQIGEPFWMPEIGLGIGRSMGNHQGVQREWLYWYDERRNRFLTPEEQLARYQERFGELPE; encoded by the coding sequence ATGGTGAAATTTGACCCCCAGCTACGCTTACCGACTAGCGATGAACTACCTGAATCCGATGGTCTTCCAGTGGATAATGAACTGCACAACTTAGTTCCTAACTTGCTCAAATCTATTTTAGGGTTTATTTGGGCGAATCGATATGACTGGTTTTTTGGAGTAAATATGGGGATTTACCATACCACAGGTTTAAATCCTAGAGTTCCTATTGTCCCGGATGCTTTTCTCAGTTTGGGAGTTGAGCGCGTTAAGGGAAATCAGTTACGGAAAAGCTATGTAGTTTGGGAAGAAAACCAGATAGTTCCTATTTTTGTTTTAGAAATTGTTTCCCAAACTCCGGGAGAAGAATATGACGATAAAATGGCAATTTATGCCGGATTAGGAGTATTGTATTACGTAATTTATAACCCCAATCATTGGCGCAGAGACCAACAGGAACCATTTGAAGTTTATCGCTTGATAGATGGAACCTATCAGCAGCAAATTGGAGAGCCTTTTTGGATGCCAGAAATTGGTTTAGGAATTGGTCGCAGTATGGGCAATCATCAAGGCGTGCAACGCGAGTGGTTGTATTGGTATGACGAAAGGAGAAATCGGTTTTTAACTCCAGAGGAACAATTAGCGCGTTATCAGGAACGTTTTGGTGAGTTGCCAGAATAG